In Helianthus annuus cultivar XRQ/B chromosome 9, HanXRQr2.0-SUNRISE, whole genome shotgun sequence, the following are encoded in one genomic region:
- the LOC110908194 gene encoding uncharacterized protein LOC110908194 isoform X2 has product MDVKELNPKELQHEHPLTLVDLQLMHRDYIEDDDEYDDNDLITTQNFECICNRCDRRIDWYHRYYYKCSMSSCTYSLHKFCEEIPPTLKFQGHPSHTLILKRTTNDKKCCACLKYHRDGICYHCSTCNYGIDQLCATFVEQNTIHHPSHSHPLFSFSAKPGLNECFLCGKKHEGHFYQCTTCFNFLVNSDCLSLPIKLSLHTQQFSHRHLLTLSYSLLDQLYDCECRICGVKLEDEHLIYKCSKCMYYVHPDCATQIKPFMFVLLPGLGKNEKNFKDVNHPNLVHLPVDDETHILSHQIFEGKTRVKGRNEKGHLIHSFHEHPLVLISNDTTTSLHDPMKRIKLLCNACIKPITKMPFYKCSKRDGSCKFVLHDWCIRLPKQLRNHGPHPQHSLRLYIFFDNLSGYKCEACGLPCNGFFYVCFECEYVIDVNCAFMPKEITHEAHANSNHLLARVDSGSSSHSKMECRACRVSIAESESYFRCTSCDFYLDCRCALHLPKTIRHKYDKHPLQLSYSPVEDHKSRYFCEVCEEELDPGKWFYHCAECAQSIHSACAPLMLQSEQGANSLYDSEGVYKYINIKFGAIDEFPRLHRHPLSLAPGTENDGLCQECGSKLQSHIILKCLPCNVAFHWYHEHTLASFLFNPSRHIYMYEENKRMIKQRGPQTSLEFYPSEMMRPVTRHWEVVDDDITKV; this is encoded by the exons ATGGACGTCAAGGAGCTAAACCCAAAAGAGCTTCAACATGAGCATCCACTCACGCTAGTAGATTTGCAACTGATGCATCGGGACTACATAGAAGATGATGACGAGTATGATGACAACGATTTGATCACGACGCAAAACTTTGAGTGCATATGTAATAGGTGTGACAGACGAATTGACTGGTACCACCGTTATTACTACAAGTGTAGCATGTCGTCCTGCACTTATTCACTCCATAAATTTTGTGAAGAAATACCACCAACCTTAAAATTCCAAGGTCACCCTTCTCATACTCTTATCCTTAAAAGAACAACAAACGATAAGAAATGTTGTGCTTGTCTCAAATATCATCGAGATGGCATTTGTTATCATTGTTCAACATGCAACTATGGAATTGATCAACTTTGTGCCACGTTTGTGGAGCAAAATACGATCCATCACCCCAGCCACTCACACCCGTTATTCTCTTTTAGTGCTAAACCTGGTTTGAATGAGTGTTTTTTATGTGGGAAGAAACATGAAGGACATTTCTATCAATGCACCACTTGTTTCAACTTCTTAGTAAATTCTGATTGTCTTTCCCTTCCCATAAAGTTATCACTCCATACTCAACAGTTTAGCCACCGTCACCTGCTCACCCTTTCATATTCGTTACTAGATCAATTATATGATTGCGAATGCAGGATTTGTGGTGTGAAATTAGAAGATGAACATTTGATTTACAAATGCAGCAAATGCATGTACTATGTTCATCCAGATTGTGCAACACAGATAAAGCCTTTCATGTTTGTCCTTTTACCAG GCTtaggaaaaaatgaaaaaaatttcaAAGATGTTAATCATCCCAACCTTGTTCACCTACCAGTGGATGATGAAACACACATCTTATCACATCAAATATTTGAAGGTAAGACTCGGGTGAAGGGGAGAAATGAAAAAGGCCACCTCATACATTCTTTTCATGAGCATCCATTAGTCCTAATAAGTAATGATACAACCACCTCTCTTCACGACCCAATGAAGAGGATTAAACTATTATGCAATGCATGTATCAAAccaattacaaaaatgccatttTACAAATGCTCCAAACGTGATGGTAGCTGTAAGTTTGTTCTCCACGATTGGTGCATCCGGCTGCCCAAACAACTAAGAAACCATGGGCCCCACCCTCAACATAGCCTTCGTCTTTACATCTTTTTTGATAACCTAAGTGGATATAAATGCGAGGCTTGTGGATTGCCCTGCAACGGGTTTTTTTATGTTTGCTTTGAGTGTGAGTACGTAATTGATGTTAATTGTGCATTTATGCCTAAAGAAATTACACATGAAGCACATGCAAATTCGAATCACTTACTTGCAAGAGTAGACAGTGGTTCATCAAGCCATTCTAAGATGGAATGTCGTGCATGTCGTGTGAGTATTGCTGAAAGTGAGAGTTATTTCAGATGTACCAGTTGTGATTTCTATTTGGATTGCAGATGTGCTTTGCATTTACCTAAAACAATTAGGCATAAGTATGACAAGCACCCCCTACAGTTGAGCTACTCCCCAGTTGAGGATCACAAAAGTCGATACTTCTGTGAAGTTTGTGAGGAGGAGCTTGATCCTGGAAAGTGGTTTTACCATTGTGCAGAGTGCGCACAATCCATTCACTCGGCATGTGCTCCGTTAATGCTTCAGTCAGAACAAGGTGCTAATTCTCTCTATGATTCGGAAGGTGTTTATAAGTACATTAACATCAAGTTTGGGGCCATTGATGAATTTCCACGGCTTCACCGACATCCGCTGTCACTTGCTCCAGGGACTGAGAATGATGGTTTATGCCAAGAGTGCGGAAGCAAATTGCAATCCCATATCATCTTGAAGTGCTTACCTTGTAACGTTGCTTTCCATTGGTACCATGAGCATACCTTAGCTTCTTTTTTATTTAATCCCTCAAGACACATTTATATGTATGAAGAAAACAAACGTATGATAAAGCAACGTGGACCACAAACAAGCTTAGAATTTTATCCAAGTGAAATGATGAGACCGGTGACCCGTCATTGGGAGGTTGTTGACGATGATATTACAAAGGTTTAA
- the LOC110908194 gene encoding uncharacterized protein LOC110908194 isoform X1: MYNVMTEKNTEMDVKELNPKELQHEHPLTLVDLQLMHRDYIEDDDEYDDNDLITTQNFECICNRCDRRIDWYHRYYYKCSMSSCTYSLHKFCEEIPPTLKFQGHPSHTLILKRTTNDKKCCACLKYHRDGICYHCSTCNYGIDQLCATFVEQNTIHHPSHSHPLFSFSAKPGLNECFLCGKKHEGHFYQCTTCFNFLVNSDCLSLPIKLSLHTQQFSHRHLLTLSYSLLDQLYDCECRICGVKLEDEHLIYKCSKCMYYVHPDCATQIKPFMFVLLPGLGKNEKNFKDVNHPNLVHLPVDDETHILSHQIFEGKTRVKGRNEKGHLIHSFHEHPLVLISNDTTTSLHDPMKRIKLLCNACIKPITKMPFYKCSKRDGSCKFVLHDWCIRLPKQLRNHGPHPQHSLRLYIFFDNLSGYKCEACGLPCNGFFYVCFECEYVIDVNCAFMPKEITHEAHANSNHLLARVDSGSSSHSKMECRACRVSIAESESYFRCTSCDFYLDCRCALHLPKTIRHKYDKHPLQLSYSPVEDHKSRYFCEVCEEELDPGKWFYHCAECAQSIHSACAPLMLQSEQGANSLYDSEGVYKYINIKFGAIDEFPRLHRHPLSLAPGTENDGLCQECGSKLQSHIILKCLPCNVAFHWYHEHTLASFLFNPSRHIYMYEENKRMIKQRGPQTSLEFYPSEMMRPVTRHWEVVDDDITKV, encoded by the exons ATGTATAATGTAATGACAGAGAAAAATACCGAAATGGACGTCAAGGAGCTAAACCCAAAAGAGCTTCAACATGAGCATCCACTCACGCTAGTAGATTTGCAACTGATGCATCGGGACTACATAGAAGATGATGACGAGTATGATGACAACGATTTGATCACGACGCAAAACTTTGAGTGCATATGTAATAGGTGTGACAGACGAATTGACTGGTACCACCGTTATTACTACAAGTGTAGCATGTCGTCCTGCACTTATTCACTCCATAAATTTTGTGAAGAAATACCACCAACCTTAAAATTCCAAGGTCACCCTTCTCATACTCTTATCCTTAAAAGAACAACAAACGATAAGAAATGTTGTGCTTGTCTCAAATATCATCGAGATGGCATTTGTTATCATTGTTCAACATGCAACTATGGAATTGATCAACTTTGTGCCACGTTTGTGGAGCAAAATACGATCCATCACCCCAGCCACTCACACCCGTTATTCTCTTTTAGTGCTAAACCTGGTTTGAATGAGTGTTTTTTATGTGGGAAGAAACATGAAGGACATTTCTATCAATGCACCACTTGTTTCAACTTCTTAGTAAATTCTGATTGTCTTTCCCTTCCCATAAAGTTATCACTCCATACTCAACAGTTTAGCCACCGTCACCTGCTCACCCTTTCATATTCGTTACTAGATCAATTATATGATTGCGAATGCAGGATTTGTGGTGTGAAATTAGAAGATGAACATTTGATTTACAAATGCAGCAAATGCATGTACTATGTTCATCCAGATTGTGCAACACAGATAAAGCCTTTCATGTTTGTCCTTTTACCAG GCTtaggaaaaaatgaaaaaaatttcaAAGATGTTAATCATCCCAACCTTGTTCACCTACCAGTGGATGATGAAACACACATCTTATCACATCAAATATTTGAAGGTAAGACTCGGGTGAAGGGGAGAAATGAAAAAGGCCACCTCATACATTCTTTTCATGAGCATCCATTAGTCCTAATAAGTAATGATACAACCACCTCTCTTCACGACCCAATGAAGAGGATTAAACTATTATGCAATGCATGTATCAAAccaattacaaaaatgccatttTACAAATGCTCCAAACGTGATGGTAGCTGTAAGTTTGTTCTCCACGATTGGTGCATCCGGCTGCCCAAACAACTAAGAAACCATGGGCCCCACCCTCAACATAGCCTTCGTCTTTACATCTTTTTTGATAACCTAAGTGGATATAAATGCGAGGCTTGTGGATTGCCCTGCAACGGGTTTTTTTATGTTTGCTTTGAGTGTGAGTACGTAATTGATGTTAATTGTGCATTTATGCCTAAAGAAATTACACATGAAGCACATGCAAATTCGAATCACTTACTTGCAAGAGTAGACAGTGGTTCATCAAGCCATTCTAAGATGGAATGTCGTGCATGTCGTGTGAGTATTGCTGAAAGTGAGAGTTATTTCAGATGTACCAGTTGTGATTTCTATTTGGATTGCAGATGTGCTTTGCATTTACCTAAAACAATTAGGCATAAGTATGACAAGCACCCCCTACAGTTGAGCTACTCCCCAGTTGAGGATCACAAAAGTCGATACTTCTGTGAAGTTTGTGAGGAGGAGCTTGATCCTGGAAAGTGGTTTTACCATTGTGCAGAGTGCGCACAATCCATTCACTCGGCATGTGCTCCGTTAATGCTTCAGTCAGAACAAGGTGCTAATTCTCTCTATGATTCGGAAGGTGTTTATAAGTACATTAACATCAAGTTTGGGGCCATTGATGAATTTCCACGGCTTCACCGACATCCGCTGTCACTTGCTCCAGGGACTGAGAATGATGGTTTATGCCAAGAGTGCGGAAGCAAATTGCAATCCCATATCATCTTGAAGTGCTTACCTTGTAACGTTGCTTTCCATTGGTACCATGAGCATACCTTAGCTTCTTTTTTATTTAATCCCTCAAGACACATTTATATGTATGAAGAAAACAAACGTATGATAAAGCAACGTGGACCACAAACAAGCTTAGAATTTTATCCAAGTGAAATGATGAGACCGGTGACCCGTCATTGGGAGGTTGTTGACGATGATATTACAAAGGTTTAA
- the LOC110908194 gene encoding uncharacterized protein LOC110908194 isoform X5, producing the protein MQQMHVLCSSRLCNTDKAFHVCPFTRCALHLPKTIRHKYDKHPLQLSYSPVEDHKSRYFCEVCEEELDPGKWFYHCAECAQSIHSACAPLMLQSEQGANSLYDSEGVYKYINIKFGAIDEFPRLHRHPLSLAPGTENDGLCQECGSKLQSHIILKCLPCNVAFHWYHEHTLASFLFNPSRHIYMYEENKRMIKQRGPQTSLEFYPSEMMRPVTRHWEVVDDDITKV; encoded by the exons ATGCAGCAAATGCATGTACTATGTTCATCCAGATTGTGCAACACAGATAAAGCCTTTCATGTTTGTCCTTTTACCAG ATGTGCTTTGCATTTACCTAAAACAATTAGGCATAAGTATGACAAGCACCCCCTACAGTTGAGCTACTCCCCAGTTGAGGATCACAAAAGTCGATACTTCTGTGAAGTTTGTGAGGAGGAGCTTGATCCTGGAAAGTGGTTTTACCATTGTGCAGAGTGCGCACAATCCATTCACTCGGCATGTGCTCCGTTAATGCTTCAGTCAGAACAAGGTGCTAATTCTCTCTATGATTCGGAAGGTGTTTATAAGTACATTAACATCAAGTTTGGGGCCATTGATGAATTTCCACGGCTTCACCGACATCCGCTGTCACTTGCTCCAGGGACTGAGAATGATGGTTTATGCCAAGAGTGCGGAAGCAAATTGCAATCCCATATCATCTTGAAGTGCTTACCTTGTAACGTTGCTTTCCATTGGTACCATGAGCATACCTTAGCTTCTTTTTTATTTAATCCCTCAAGACACATTTATATGTATGAAGAAAACAAACGTATGATAAAGCAACGTGGACCACAAACAAGCTTAGAATTTTATCCAAGTGAAATGATGAGACCGGTGACCCGTCATTGGGAGGTTGTTGACGATGATATTACAAAGGTTTAA
- the LOC110908194 gene encoding uncharacterized protein LOC110908194 isoform X4 — translation MYNVMTEKNTEMDVKELNPKELQHEHPLTLVDLQLMHRDYIEDDDEYDDNDLITTQNFECICNRCDRRIDWYHRYYYKCSMSSCTYSLHKFCEEIPPTLKFQGHPSHTLILKRTTNDKKCCACLKYHRDGICYHCSTCNYGIDQLCATFVEQNTIHHPSHSHPLFSFSAKPGLNECFLCGKKHEGHFYQCTTCFNFLVNSDCLSLPIKLSLHTQQFSHRHLLTLSYSLLDQLYDCECRICGVKLEDEHLIYKCSKCMYYVHPDCATQIKPFMFVLLPGLGKNEKNFKDVNHPNLVHLPVDDETHILSHQIFEDVLCIYLKQLGISMTSTPYS, via the exons ATGTATAATGTAATGACAGAGAAAAATACCGAAATGGACGTCAAGGAGCTAAACCCAAAAGAGCTTCAACATGAGCATCCACTCACGCTAGTAGATTTGCAACTGATGCATCGGGACTACATAGAAGATGATGACGAGTATGATGACAACGATTTGATCACGACGCAAAACTTTGAGTGCATATGTAATAGGTGTGACAGACGAATTGACTGGTACCACCGTTATTACTACAAGTGTAGCATGTCGTCCTGCACTTATTCACTCCATAAATTTTGTGAAGAAATACCACCAACCTTAAAATTCCAAGGTCACCCTTCTCATACTCTTATCCTTAAAAGAACAACAAACGATAAGAAATGTTGTGCTTGTCTCAAATATCATCGAGATGGCATTTGTTATCATTGTTCAACATGCAACTATGGAATTGATCAACTTTGTGCCACGTTTGTGGAGCAAAATACGATCCATCACCCCAGCCACTCACACCCGTTATTCTCTTTTAGTGCTAAACCTGGTTTGAATGAGTGTTTTTTATGTGGGAAGAAACATGAAGGACATTTCTATCAATGCACCACTTGTTTCAACTTCTTAGTAAATTCTGATTGTCTTTCCCTTCCCATAAAGTTATCACTCCATACTCAACAGTTTAGCCACCGTCACCTGCTCACCCTTTCATATTCGTTACTAGATCAATTATATGATTGCGAATGCAGGATTTGTGGTGTGAAATTAGAAGATGAACATTTGATTTACAAATGCAGCAAATGCATGTACTATGTTCATCCAGATTGTGCAACACAGATAAAGCCTTTCATGTTTGTCCTTTTACCAG GCTtaggaaaaaatgaaaaaaatttcaAAGATGTTAATCATCCCAACCTTGTTCACCTACCAGTGGATGATGAAACACACATCTTATCACATCAAATATTTGAAG ATGTGCTTTGCATTTACCTAAAACAATTAGGCATAAGTATGACAAGCACCCCCTACAGTTGA
- the LOC110908194 gene encoding uncharacterized protein LOC110908194 isoform X3: MYNVMTEKNTEMDVKELNPKELQHEHPLTLVDLQLMHRDYIEDDDEYDDNDLITTQNFECICNRCDRRIDWYHRYYYKCSMSSCTYSLHKFCEEIPPTLKFQGHPSHTLILKRTTNDKKCCACLKYHRDGICYHCSTCNYGIDQLCATFVEQNTIHHPSHSHPLFSFSAKPGLNECFLCGKKHEGHFYQCTTCFNFLVNSDCLSLPIKLSLHTQQFSHRHLLTLSYSLLDQLYDCECRICGVKLEDEHLIYKCSKCMYYVHPDCATQIKPFMFVLLPGLGKNEKNFKDVNHPNLVHLPVDDETHILSHQIFEDVLCIYLKQLGISMTSTPYS; the protein is encoded by the exons ATGTATAATGTAATGACAGAGAAAAATACCGAAATGGACGTCAAGGAGCTAAACCCAAAAGAGCTTCAACATGAGCATCCACTCACGCTAGTAGATTTGCAACTGATGCATCGGGACTACATAGAAGATGATGACGAGTATGATGACAACGATTTGATCACGACGCAAAACTTTGAGTGCATATGTAATAGGTGTGACAGACGAATTGACTGGTACCACCGTTATTACTACAAGTGTAGCATGTCGTCCTGCACTTATTCACTCCATAAATTTTGTGAAGAAATACCACCAACCTTAAAATTCCAAGGTCACCCTTCTCATACTCTTATCCTTAAAAGAACAACAAACGATAAGAAATGTTGTGCTTGTCTCAAATATCATCGAGATGGCATTTGTTATCATTGTTCAACATGCAACTATGGAATTGATCAACTTTGTGCCACGTTTGTGGAGCAAAATACGATCCATCACCCCAGCCACTCACACCCGTTATTCTCTTTTAGTGCTAAACCTGGTTTGAATGAGTGTTTTTTATGTGGGAAGAAACATGAAGGACATTTCTATCAATGCACCACTTGTTTCAACTTCTTAGTAAATTCTGATTGTCTTTCCCTTCCCATAAAGTTATCACTCCATACTCAACAGTTTAGCCACCGTCACCTGCTCACCCTTTCATATTCGTTACTAGATCAATTATATGATTGCGAATGCAGGATTTGTGGTGTGAAATTAGAAGATGAACATTTGATTTACAAATGCAGCAAATGCATGTACTATGTTCATCCAGATTGTGCAACACAGATAAAGCCTTTCATGTTTGTCCTTTTACCAG GCTtaggaaaaaatgaaaaaaatttcaAAGATGTTAATCATCCCAACCTTGTTCACCTACCAGTGGATGATGAAACACACATCTTATCACATCAAATATTTGAAG